In one window of Dokdonia sp. PRO95 DNA:
- a CDS encoding glycosyltransferase family 2 protein yields the protein MANRPKIISFLITHYNRPKDLLKCLEAMRLLELDDYEIVVSDDASSQEVLNTIRAYPIDTLVETSINEGLASNINRGLKACKGSYVIYCQEDFLITAGFKDILPSLLSNIDNGTADMVRLTAYFRFNKLYKIDDDVSLIPRFSFSNFFQNYYRYSDHPYIVKRSFYDTYGYYLNNTSGGYGESEYGVRLSRSSVKIAITNVFYAKGILESNSVMMLEKGRVDVSKKYNKKLVKLLRAFRLYLEWILYKKEKRGLVTYKNERNT from the coding sequence ATGGCAAATAGGCCTAAAATCATAAGTTTTTTAATAACGCATTACAATAGGCCTAAAGACTTGCTTAAATGTCTTGAGGCCATGCGTTTACTTGAACTAGATGACTACGAGATTGTCGTGAGTGATGATGCAAGTAGTCAAGAAGTTTTAAATACGATAAGAGCGTATCCTATAGACACATTGGTAGAAACATCCATAAACGAAGGATTAGCTTCAAATATAAATCGAGGTCTTAAGGCATGTAAGGGTAGTTATGTAATATATTGTCAAGAAGACTTTTTAATCACAGCTGGCTTTAAAGATATATTGCCTAGCTTACTAAGCAATATTGATAATGGAACTGCCGACATGGTAAGACTCACGGCATATTTCCGTTTTAATAAACTATATAAAATTGATGATGACGTCTCTCTAATTCCCAGATTCTCATTTTCGAATTTTTTTCAGAATTATTATAGATATAGTGATCATCCCTATATTGTAAAACGTTCTTTTTATGATACTTATGGTTATTATTTAAACAATACTTCTGGTGGATATGGAGAGTCAGAATATGGAGTCCGCTTATCTAGATCTTCAGTAAAGATTGCTATTACAAATGTCTTTTATGCAAAAGGAATATTAGAAAGTAATTCTGTAATGATGTTAGAGAAAGGTAGGGTAGATGTTTCAAAAAAATACAACAAGAAACTAGTAAAATTACTGAGAGCCTTCAGGTTATATCTTGAATGGATACTATATAAGAAGGAAAAGAGAGGGTTAGTAACTTATAAAAATGAAAGGAACACCTAG
- a CDS encoding exostosin family protein has product MIKLYTDSSLVIPENRGEVHPLIFDLHYFEKTHQDVTSHYSLVTNPEIADVFLFPINYNSIQNKGYQSHYKALYNLAKKNDKKLMVYTGGDYGKTFNDDTIIVWRNAGFKKSNDTHTIIIPAFIDDPLQRKGMNHEAIAYAARPQISFTGFATASLKEVLRATTATLKANLYRFCNRDQSDKQVLFNAARERFKYLKQLEQSESIETDFIYRSKYRAGVKTEQERARTTDEFYMNMSKSPYTFCLRGAGNFSVRFYESLASGRIPVLIDTDCQLPLEHVINWHEHACIVHDDENLLKALDTFHKKYNQDSFIKLQESNRNLYQNFLVRDRFFCSLYNHLKSIL; this is encoded by the coding sequence ATGATCAAATTATACACAGACAGCTCACTTGTTATACCTGAAAATAGAGGAGAGGTACATCCGCTCATTTTTGACTTGCATTATTTTGAAAAAACGCATCAGGATGTAACGTCGCACTACTCGCTAGTAACAAATCCAGAAATAGCAGATGTATTTCTATTTCCTATTAATTACAATAGCATTCAAAATAAAGGGTATCAATCACACTACAAGGCCTTGTATAATTTAGCCAAAAAAAATGATAAAAAATTAATGGTTTATACAGGTGGAGACTATGGTAAAACTTTTAATGACGATACTATCATTGTATGGCGAAATGCTGGCTTTAAAAAATCTAACGATACGCATACCATAATTATTCCCGCATTTATAGATGATCCTTTGCAAAGAAAAGGAATGAACCATGAAGCTATAGCATATGCAGCGAGACCTCAAATTTCTTTTACTGGATTTGCCACAGCGAGTTTAAAAGAAGTACTAAGAGCCACAACAGCTACATTAAAAGCTAATTTGTATAGATTTTGTAATAGAGATCAATCAGATAAGCAAGTGTTATTTAATGCGGCGAGAGAGCGATTTAAATATCTGAAACAATTAGAGCAATCTGAGTCTATAGAAACAGATTTTATTTACCGTTCTAAATATAGAGCGGGCGTAAAAACGGAACAAGAGAGGGCACGCACAACAGATGAATTTTACATGAACATGAGTAAGTCGCCCTACACATTTTGTTTACGCGGTGCAGGTAATTTTTCTGTAAGGTTTTATGAATCTCTGGCGTCTGGTCGTATTCCTGTGTTAATAGACACAGATTGTCAATTGCCACTGGAACATGTAATTAATTGGCATGAACATGCGTGTATCGTGCATGATGACGAAAACCTTTTAAAGGCTTTGGACACTTTTCATAAAAAATACAATCAGGATTCTTTTATCAAGTTACAAGAATCTAATCGTAATTTGTACCAAAACTTTCTAGTACGAGATCGTTTTTTTTGCAGCCTATATAATCATCTTAAATCAATACTTTAA
- a CDS encoding glycosyltransferase family A protein, whose translation MIFVEYDNAKITSSLCCGEEVVTGLYSIANMHPEDGIIIHRKGCDTAEFEEVINTYYSEALLVSNSNTFNEDLQYVEDRPFLSINTTVYYPTWAKGTRLVYIHSSLINQVQGQVTQDCGLLYWINSVSKLTRGPGVLSYQAPVAPILEKLHITDVYRFVAEHYKKRWTFLLLINHIFYEKRFPLYAFAKAQFYKQRHPQLDIASLQKSHSSSEYELIAYDVVIPTIGRPSYLHDVLKDLNSQKLTPVNVIIIEQDGDESAQSQLSEILENDWNFNIIHEFTQITGACRSRNRGVLLSTAPWLLFFDDDVSIESDFIARAVQFINTTKAKCITFACLQKGEKELQLTYKQWESFGSGCSLVHRDIFSKCSFDMALEHGYGEDMDYGMQIRNLGEDIIYAPQIQILHLKAPVGGFRKPHVFPWHNENVQPKPSPQIMYFRKKNFTKKQLQGYKIIQFFKSFGFFRTKNPFKHFMRFRKAWEQSELWASKLLELNK comes from the coding sequence ATGATTTTTGTTGAATACGATAACGCTAAAATCACTAGCAGCCTTTGTTGTGGAGAGGAGGTGGTAACAGGATTGTACAGCATAGCAAATATGCATCCTGAGGATGGAATCATAATTCATAGAAAGGGGTGTGATACAGCCGAGTTTGAGGAAGTTATAAATACATATTATTCTGAGGCATTGCTTGTTTCTAATTCTAATACATTTAATGAAGATTTACAATATGTCGAGGACAGGCCTTTTCTAAGTATAAACACTACTGTTTATTATCCAACGTGGGCAAAAGGGACTAGACTTGTTTATATACATTCTTCATTGATCAATCAAGTTCAAGGTCAAGTAACACAAGATTGTGGTTTGCTATATTGGATAAATTCAGTAAGTAAACTTACTAGAGGACCAGGAGTTTTAAGTTATCAAGCTCCCGTTGCACCTATTTTAGAGAAATTGCATATTACAGATGTATATCGTTTTGTCGCAGAGCATTATAAAAAAAGATGGACTTTTTTATTATTAATTAATCATATTTTCTATGAAAAGCGATTTCCTCTGTACGCTTTCGCGAAAGCGCAATTTTATAAACAAAGGCATCCACAATTAGATATAGCCTCACTTCAAAAAAGTCACTCAAGTTCTGAGTATGAATTGATAGCTTATGATGTTGTGATTCCGACGATCGGTAGACCGAGTTATTTGCATGACGTTTTAAAAGATCTGAATAGCCAAAAATTAACACCAGTTAACGTTATTATAATTGAGCAAGACGGGGATGAAAGCGCTCAGTCTCAATTGTCTGAAATTTTAGAGAATGATTGGAATTTTAATATAATACATGAGTTTACCCAGATAACTGGGGCTTGCCGTTCAAGAAATCGGGGTGTTCTTTTAAGTACAGCTCCGTGGTTATTGTTTTTTGATGATGATGTTAGTATTGAGAGTGATTTTATAGCTCGAGCAGTACAATTTATAAATACTACAAAAGCGAAATGTATCACTTTTGCTTGTTTGCAAAAGGGAGAAAAGGAGTTGCAATTAACTTACAAACAATGGGAATCTTTTGGCTCTGGCTGTTCATTAGTGCATAGAGATATTTTTAGTAAGTGTTCTTTTGATATGGCTTTGGAGCATGGTTATGGAGAGGATATGGATTATGGAATGCAAATACGTAATCTAGGGGAAGACATTATATATGCTCCCCAAATACAAATACTGCATCTCAAGGCTCCTGTGGGAGGTTTTAGAAAGCCTCACGTATTTCCTTGGCATAATGAGAATGTCCAGCCTAAACCTTCTCCGCAAATCATGTATTTTAGAAAAAAGAATTTTACTAAAAAACAACTTCAAGGTTATAAAATAATCCAATTTTTTAAAAGTTTTGGCTTCTTCAGAACTAAGAATCCTTTTAAGCATTTTATGAGATTTAGAAAAGCTTGGGAGCAAAGCGAGTTATGGGCTTCAAAATTATTAGAATTGAATAAATAA
- a CDS encoding glycosyltransferase, whose translation MQDNKETIIIATSLPFGTITSYFHHLAKAFVKEGYRVVVVIDNNPSTLPKDEVNLFFRKWPNHRPTKWKDFTFFVQLLREFKPLMCLSNFGSTNIVSVASYFKGVPHRWNFVHTLGGQIRIDSGKKASFKSNLLDIRKRIVYRLNTHLIANSQGTRNDVIKRFNVKGSKVFVHTFLIPETQLSLQTLKERSNTLSIVGRLAKSKGHFELLSQFKVLLAKYPEITLNIVGNGNESKYLEKEVARLEIKNNVIFSGNKSNDQIGSVYTNSVAHISASHEEAFGMVTIEALREGTPVICTKTSGSLDILEPGINGEFFEHSNQNSLLEAFDKVIAHWKIYSKGAIRTFENTYSLKSMPSHIKILINKLNNN comes from the coding sequence GTGCAAGACAATAAAGAAACAATCATAATAGCGACATCCTTGCCTTTTGGTACAATTACGAGTTATTTTCATCATCTAGCAAAGGCCTTTGTTAAAGAAGGATATCGAGTGGTTGTGGTAATAGATAATAATCCAAGTACGCTTCCTAAAGATGAGGTAAACTTGTTTTTTAGGAAATGGCCAAATCATAGACCTACAAAATGGAAGGATTTCACCTTCTTTGTACAATTGCTAAGAGAGTTTAAGCCACTGATGTGTTTATCTAATTTCGGATCCACTAACATTGTTTCAGTAGCGAGTTATTTCAAGGGTGTTCCACATAGATGGAATTTTGTACATACACTAGGTGGGCAGATACGCATAGACAGTGGAAAAAAAGCAAGCTTCAAAAGCAACTTGCTAGATATAAGAAAACGAATCGTTTATCGATTAAATACTCATCTGATTGCAAACTCCCAAGGAACAAGAAATGATGTTATAAAGCGTTTTAATGTAAAAGGTAGTAAAGTATTTGTACATACCTTTTTGATACCTGAGACACAACTATCTTTACAAACGCTAAAGGAACGAAGTAATACGTTATCTATAGTAGGGCGGTTAGCAAAATCAAAGGGACATTTTGAGCTCTTATCACAGTTTAAAGTGTTACTTGCTAAATATCCAGAAATCACACTGAATATCGTGGGTAATGGTAATGAGAGTAAATATCTTGAGAAAGAGGTGGCAAGGTTAGAAATTAAAAATAACGTTATATTCTCTGGAAATAAATCTAATGACCAGATAGGTAGTGTTTATACAAATAGCGTAGCACATATATCAGCAAGCCATGAGGAGGCCTTTGGAATGGTTACTATTGAAGCACTGCGAGAAGGCACACCTGTCATATGCACAAAAACAAGCGGGAGTTTAGATATTCTTGAACCGGGTATTAATGGCGAATTCTTTGAGCATTCTAATCAAAATAGTTTGCTAGAAGCATTTGATAAAGTGATAGCTCACTGGAAAATATATTCTAAAGGCGCTATTCGAACTTTTGAGAATACATATAGCTTAAAGAGTATGCCTTCTCATATTAAGATATTAATTAACAAGCTAAACAATAATTAG
- a CDS encoding glycosyltransferase, with the protein MKLLVITDAHLITQNGQKVAYAPYVKEMNLWMSQVDHTTFICPNKIRGPLLGLPFEIQDFKQIALRRLEFHTLISALISFLTIPYQAIVLWNAMRKADHIHLRCPGNLALLACLIQITLPRKRKTAKYAGNWDPESKQPLAYNMQKWILSNTVLTKNMQVLVYGKWKSQTKNIKPFFTASYYNNDKEPIIDRNFKQPLKAMYVGTMGANKRPLETVQLIKFLRSSGLDITLEMYGDGPVVEDIKWYRKENGILDQIVIRGNQPGHVVKEAYKNADLLILLSKSEGWPKVVAEAMFWGAVPIVSSVSCVPWMIGNDKRGILIHDPEHIDAEYLRKQLTNKEALVQMSKEAAEWSRQYTMDTFAQEIKKLLQ; encoded by the coding sequence GTGAAGCTACTTGTAATTACAGACGCGCATCTCATTACCCAAAATGGACAAAAAGTAGCCTATGCTCCTTATGTGAAAGAAATGAACCTATGGATGTCACAAGTAGATCATACTACCTTCATTTGTCCCAATAAAATAAGAGGCCCTTTACTTGGGTTGCCATTTGAAATTCAAGATTTTAAGCAGATAGCCCTGCGCAGGTTAGAATTTCACACACTTATTTCGGCATTAATCTCGTTTCTTACCATTCCATATCAAGCCATAGTGCTATGGAATGCTATGCGCAAGGCAGATCATATTCATCTAAGATGTCCAGGTAATCTTGCTCTACTTGCATGTTTGATTCAAATTACGCTTCCGCGAAAGCGTAAAACGGCTAAGTATGCTGGGAATTGGGATCCTGAATCTAAGCAACCCCTAGCTTATAATATGCAGAAGTGGATACTTTCTAATACCGTATTGACTAAGAATATGCAAGTGCTGGTTTATGGCAAATGGAAGAGCCAAACTAAAAATATTAAACCCTTTTTTACGGCAAGTTATTACAACAATGACAAGGAGCCCATCATAGATCGAAATTTTAAGCAACCTCTGAAAGCCATGTATGTGGGCACTATGGGAGCAAATAAAAGACCTTTAGAAACTGTACAGCTTATAAAATTTTTACGTAGCTCTGGATTAGATATTACCCTTGAGATGTACGGTGATGGACCAGTGGTAGAAGACATCAAGTGGTATCGAAAAGAAAATGGGATTTTAGATCAAATCGTCATACGAGGAAACCAACCTGGGCATGTAGTAAAAGAAGCTTATAAAAATGCAGATCTTCTCATATTATTATCTAAAAGTGAAGGATGGCCTAAGGTTGTCGCAGAGGCAATGTTTTGGGGTGCAGTGCCAATAGTCTCGAGTGTATCATGTGTGCCTTGGATGATTGGAAACGATAAGAGAGGGATACTTATACATGATCCAGAACATATAGATGCTGAATATTTAAGAAAACAGCTAACTAACAAAGAAGCTCTTGTACAAATGAGTAAAGAGGCCGCAGAGTGGTCCAGACAATACACAATGGATACCTTTGCTCAAGAAATCAAAAAGCTATTGCAATGA
- a CDS encoding glycosyltransferase family A protein has protein sequence MKFSLIICTYMRPEPLATLLASVVEQTMYPDEILIIDGSTDDETGARFRESEIENLIYHKVPEASRGLTKQRNYGINRVDPSMDIVCFLDDDTILRDTYFERILDVYKKYPEALGVGGHIDNEVIWEQVNNENPSDINHFYYDGYRRTEGARFKLRRRLGLDADTVPGVLPKFGHGRSTGFLPPSGKIYEVKQLMGGVSSFLLSVLQTNKFSEYFEGYGLYEDADYTFRISKLGKLYVHTGANLGHYHAASGRPNRFQYGKMVTRNGWYVWRVMHPNPGFKNVIKWYMISTLLSKIRLINVITNSERKEAFTEYLGRTVGLLSLFINKPK, from the coding sequence TTGAAATTTTCTCTAATCATTTGTACGTACATGCGTCCTGAGCCACTTGCTACCTTGCTAGCATCAGTGGTAGAGCAGACTATGTATCCCGACGAAATATTAATAATCGATGGAAGTACAGATGATGAGACGGGTGCTCGCTTTCGCGAAAGCGAAATAGAAAATCTCATATATCACAAGGTGCCTGAAGCCTCAAGAGGACTCACAAAACAACGGAATTACGGAATAAATCGTGTAGACCCATCTATGGATATTGTGTGCTTTCTAGATGATGATACGATATTAAGAGATACCTATTTTGAACGAATTCTCGATGTTTATAAAAAATATCCTGAAGCTTTGGGCGTAGGTGGGCATATAGATAATGAGGTGATTTGGGAACAAGTTAATAATGAAAACCCTAGCGATATAAACCATTTTTATTATGATGGTTATAGAAGAACGGAAGGTGCTCGTTTTAAACTTAGAAGGCGTTTAGGCTTAGATGCGGATACGGTTCCTGGAGTTTTGCCTAAATTTGGTCACGGTCGATCTACAGGATTTTTACCTCCTTCCGGAAAAATTTACGAAGTAAAGCAGTTAATGGGTGGAGTCTCAAGTTTTCTGCTTAGTGTATTACAAACAAATAAATTTTCAGAGTATTTTGAAGGATATGGTCTTTATGAGGATGCCGACTATACATTTAGAATTTCAAAATTAGGGAAGTTGTATGTCCACACAGGCGCAAATTTAGGGCACTATCATGCAGCTTCAGGCAGACCTAATCGATTTCAGTATGGTAAAATGGTAACACGTAATGGCTGGTATGTATGGAGGGTGATGCATCCTAATCCTGGATTTAAGAATGTTATTAAATGGTACATGATTAGTACTTTACTTTCTAAAATACGTTTAATAAACGTAATTACTAATTCAGAAAGAAAAGAAGCGTTTACCGAATACTTAGGGCGCACAGTTGGCTTACTAAGCCTTTTTATTAATAAACCTAAATAA
- a CDS encoding glycosyltransferase family 4 protein, giving the protein MHIAYLTPEYPHLKLGNSGGMGTSIKNLVTAIVAEGHQVSLFVYGQKIDEVFSEGGVTFHIIKQKRYGYGGFFLYRKHISRYLNKYSDNIDIIEAPDWTGITAFMKLKKPLVIRFHGSDTYFCHIEGRLQKKKNAYFEKQAVKKAIGFIAPTTFAGEESMRLFNLPLSKLKVIHYGLELAQFNNDNPDDFSSKRLLNIGTLIRKKGVFQLVEMFNKIIVNHPDATLYFIGADSNDVKTGKDSTWELMQELMSPASKKAITYLGKIPYSQVKNEIEKAHVCVFPSLAETLGMVTIESMALQKAVVNTDIGWAQDLIEHGKDGFMHHPDDVEAFVNTIQTLFQDAHLTQKISLNARQSVAQKFDISKLVHKNIAYYKNVIAS; this is encoded by the coding sequence ATGCATATAGCCTATTTAACACCCGAGTACCCTCACCTTAAGCTAGGTAATTCTGGTGGAATGGGAACAAGCATAAAAAATCTTGTAACGGCTATCGTTGCTGAAGGACATCAAGTAAGCCTCTTTGTTTATGGTCAAAAAATAGATGAAGTTTTTAGCGAAGGTGGAGTGACATTTCATATCATTAAACAAAAGAGATATGGCTATGGAGGCTTTTTTCTATACCGAAAACATATAAGTCGCTATCTAAACAAGTACTCAGATAATATAGACATCATAGAAGCTCCTGATTGGACAGGAATCACGGCGTTTATGAAGCTTAAGAAACCGTTAGTGATACGTTTTCACGGAAGTGACACCTATTTCTGTCATATTGAGGGACGCTTACAGAAGAAGAAAAATGCTTATTTTGAAAAACAAGCAGTCAAAAAAGCAATTGGTTTTATAGCACCAACCACTTTCGCAGGAGAAGAGAGCATGAGGCTTTTTAATTTGCCATTATCAAAACTGAAAGTAATACACTATGGTCTTGAATTAGCTCAATTTAATAATGACAATCCTGATGATTTTTCTTCTAAGCGACTTTTAAATATAGGTACTCTTATTAGAAAAAAAGGAGTATTTCAATTGGTAGAGATGTTTAATAAAATTATAGTTAATCATCCTGATGCAACGCTCTATTTTATAGGGGCGGATAGTAATGATGTGAAGACGGGTAAAGATTCTACATGGGAACTTATGCAAGAATTAATGTCTCCAGCTTCCAAAAAAGCAATTACATACCTAGGTAAAATACCTTATAGTCAAGTTAAAAATGAAATAGAAAAAGCACATGTTTGTGTGTTTCCATCTTTAGCAGAAACACTGGGCATGGTTACCATAGAATCCATGGCGCTACAAAAGGCAGTTGTAAATACAGATATAGGATGGGCACAAGATCTTATTGAGCACGGCAAAGATGGATTTATGCATCATCCAGATGATGTAGAGGCTTTTGTAAATACGATACAAACGTTATTTCAAGATGCTCATTTAACACAAAAGATTAGCCTAAACGCGAGACAGTCTGTCGCTCAAAAATTCGATATAAGTAAATTAGTACACAAGAATATTGCGTACTATAAAAACGTAATTGCTTCATGA
- a CDS encoding UDP-glycosyltransferase, with protein sequence MIKKNKVFILFPDGVGLRNFAFTKFKEVGEAQGFDITYWNNTIFSLEKELGYKEVKIENTRIHPKTPTLSHARKRVELALSRKREKDNVYPTYRFPLQWNSIKKALKSAFVKYHETFSATPKGWQRIMNQMQAAERSTVRYQELKAQLEEHRPDIVFCTTQRATQAIAPILAAKDLGIKTACWIYSWDNLPKGMTTIETDYYFVWSELMKEQLLQYYPKTREEQIFVTGTPQFEPHYDSSILLSRKQFCLEHNLSEETRYICFSGDDQTTSPLDQYYLEDTAIAVRKLREEGEDVAIVYRKVPIDFSGRYDEVLANYSDVITPIDPLWKPMGSQWNQVMPTKEDFALLVNTCHHCELVVNICSSMVFDFVAHDKPTIYPNYEQPQLKKGIRDIGQNYKYVHFRSMPDYNTSVTWAMNKEEIYDGIKGLLNGSLNPVPVTKNWFGIVNKPEQPEKASERIWEGIHQILE encoded by the coding sequence ATGATTAAAAAAAATAAAGTTTTCATTCTTTTCCCAGATGGCGTAGGCCTACGCAACTTTGCTTTTACTAAGTTCAAAGAAGTAGGAGAGGCCCAAGGCTTTGACATCACTTACTGGAATAACACCATATTTTCGTTAGAAAAAGAATTAGGTTATAAAGAAGTGAAGATTGAGAACACAAGGATTCACCCTAAAACACCTACACTTAGTCACGCAAGAAAAAGGGTAGAACTTGCGCTTTCGCGAAAGCGTGAAAAAGATAATGTCTATCCTACCTATCGTTTTCCATTGCAGTGGAATAGTATTAAGAAAGCCTTAAAAAGTGCTTTTGTAAAGTATCACGAAACGTTTAGTGCCACACCAAAGGGATGGCAACGAATAATGAACCAAATGCAAGCTGCCGAACGATCTACTGTTCGCTACCAGGAGCTTAAAGCACAACTAGAAGAACACCGTCCAGATATTGTTTTTTGCACCACACAGCGCGCTACACAGGCCATTGCACCTATACTGGCTGCAAAAGATTTAGGAATCAAAACTGCTTGCTGGATATACAGTTGGGACAACCTACCTAAGGGAATGACCACTATAGAGACAGATTACTATTTTGTATGGTCTGAGTTGATGAAGGAGCAGCTCTTACAGTATTACCCAAAAACGAGAGAAGAGCAGATATTTGTAACAGGTACACCACAATTTGAACCACATTACGATAGTAGTATTTTGCTTTCGCGAAAGCAATTTTGTCTAGAGCATAACCTTAGTGAAGAGACACGATATATTTGTTTTTCTGGGGATGATCAAACCACGTCACCACTGGATCAATATTATCTAGAAGACACGGCAATTGCTGTGCGCAAGTTGAGAGAAGAAGGCGAAGATGTAGCTATTGTATATAGAAAAGTGCCTATTGACTTTTCTGGTAGATATGATGAGGTTTTGGCTAACTATAGTGATGTCATAACACCTATAGATCCTTTGTGGAAACCTATGGGGAGTCAATGGAATCAGGTAATGCCTACTAAAGAAGATTTTGCTTTATTAGTAAATACTTGTCATCACTGTGAGCTTGTGGTAAATATATGCTCAAGTATGGTGTTTGACTTTGTGGCGCACGATAAGCCTACTATTTACCCCAATTATGAGCAGCCACAACTTAAAAAAGGAATACGTGATATAGGACAGAACTATAAATACGTACATTTCCGATCTATGCCAGATTATAATACAAGCGTTACTTGGGCAATGAATAAAGAAGAAATTTACGATGGAATTAAAGGCTTACTTAATGGTAGTCTTAATCCTGTGCCTGTTACAAAAAATTGGTTTGGGATTGTAAATAAACCAGAACAGCCAGAGAAGGCAAGTGAACGTATTTGGGAAGGTATACATCAAATCTTAGAGTAA